The Candidatus Obscuribacterales bacterium genome contains the following window.
CTGAGCAGTAGGGCTCCACCACGTTTGCGGAAGGTTTCAGCACGTCTCGTCCGAGGTTCATACCCTGACCCAGCAACACCCACATCAATCATCCAGCGATCGCCCCTTCAGTTCAATCGTTTAGTCTATATCCTTCAATCTATGTTGTAGCGTGTTTTAGTGCTTGCTGCAGATCCATCATGATATCCTCAATATCTTCAATTCCAATGGCCAAACGTACCAACTCTGGCGCAATTCCGGCTGCAATTTGATCGTCAGGGGACAATTGGGAATGGGTAGTGGTAGCAGGATGAATCGCTAGGCTCTTGGCATCGCCAACATTTGCCAAATGAGAAAACAGATTCAAATGTTCAATAAAGCGCTTCCCAGCTTCTGCACCGCCCGTGATCCCAAAGACAACCATAGCCCCAAAGCCCTTCTTTAGATAGCGTTCAGCTACGGGATAGGTTGCATCTGTCTCCA
Protein-coding sequences here:
- a CDS encoding PLP-dependent transferase, which translates into the protein PDSGYHGLRYAHDLGDLSPLAFILRMRLVPLRNLGACIAPDNAWLFLQGIETLHLRMQRHCENALKVAQALAKHPAVEWVRYPGLETDATYPVAERYLKKGFGAMVVFGITGGAEAGKRFIEHLNLFSHLANVGDAKSLAIHPATTTHSQLSPDDQIAAGIAPELVRLAIGIEDIEDIMMDLQQALKHATT